From Lolium perenne isolate Kyuss_39 chromosome 5, Kyuss_2.0, whole genome shotgun sequence, a single genomic window includes:
- the LOC139831739 gene encoding uncharacterized protein produces the protein MNFPNVESLEEAESLARASCLVDDEDRRQHRKFWECLRSRTLLPFLSPPRVLRSQSEFQTWFLDWLGGVDDKELVVGMMAMYQLWLARNEAREVPMIEDPEELAKRTVRLVEEWQAVQATSSVSKQQTVEHWLPPAAGWYKCNADGAFSQGDGHGGGGVVIRDHQGAFLAGESLFFPLVSDPERAELLACHRAVQLAREKGVQKIQLETDCQGAVSKLRSTEMDRSVHGPLVEDIKKLLEEFEEASVNHVRRTGNMVAHKLAKLGCLNNVNSAWNVVPPGFLVTMLDSDAGD, from the exons ATGAACTTTCcgaatgttgaatcgctagaggaggcagagtCCCTCGCGCGAGcgtcgtgcctcgtcgacgacgaggaccgtcgccagcACCGcaag TTCTGGGAGTGCCTAAGGTCAAGAACTTTGCTTCCTTTTCTATCCCCGCCGCGGGTGCTCCGCTCACAATCCGAGTTTCAGACTTGGTTCCTGGACTGGCTGGGTGGGGTGGATGATAAGGAGTTGGTTGTTGGGATGATGGCGATGTACCAATTATGGCTAGCTCGGAATGAGGCTCGCGAGGTACCAATGATCGAGGATCCGGAGGAGCTGGCCAAACGTACTGTTCGGCTGGTCGAGGAGTGGCAAGCGGTTCAGGCTACATCTTCGGTATCTAAGCAGCAGACTGTGGAGCACTGGCTTCCGCCGGCGGCTGGATGGTACAAGTGCAATGCGGATGGAGCTTTTTCTCAGGGGGATGGTCATGGAGGTGGGGGTGTGGTTATTCGTGATCACCAAGGCGCTTTCCTTGCGGGGGAGAGTCTTTTTTTCCCTCTTGTGTCTGATCCCGAAAGAGCAGAGCTGTTGGCTTGCCACCGAGCGGTGCAATTGGCGCGGGAAAAGGGTGTTCAAAAAATTCAGTTGGAAACGGATTGTCAAGGTGCTGTTTCGAAGTTGAGAAGTACTGAGATGGATCGCTCGGTCCATGGACCACTGGTGGAGGATATCAAGAAGCTTCTGGAAGAGTTTGAAGAAGCTTCGGTCAATCACGTGCGACGTACTGGTAATATGGTCGCGCATAAATTAGCTAAATTAGGCTGCCTGAATAATGTAAACTCTGCCTGGAATGTTGTTCCCCCAGGTTTTCTTGTAACCATGCTAGACAGTGATGCTGGTGATTAA